The following are encoded together in the Panicum virgatum strain AP13 chromosome 6K, P.virgatum_v5, whole genome shotgun sequence genome:
- the LOC120712002 gene encoding transmembrane 9 superfamily member 10-like produces MAPPGWAVALAALCLAALAPPAAGFYLPGVVPHDFEMKDPLPVKVNKLTSIKTQLPYSYYSLPFCKPDTIVDSAENLGEVLRGDRIENSPYTFEMREPQMCQIVCKISVGEKEAKLLKEKIEDEYRVNMILDNLPLVVPIQRMDQEDAYFYQHGFHVGAKGKFLGSKDEKYFIHNHLSFTVKYHRDEQRDVSRIVAFEVKPYSVKHEYEGQWNDKKTRLTTCDPHAQRVITSSESPQEVEVGKDIIFTYDVDFKESDIKWASRWDSYLLMTDDQIHWFSIVNSLMIVLFLSGMVAMIMLRTLYRDISKYNQLETQEEAHEETGWKLVHGDVFRPPSNSDLLCVYVGTGVQFFGMLLVTMVFAVLGFLSPSNRGGLMTAMLLLWVFMGLLAGYSSSRLYKLFKGSEWKNIALRTAFTFPGSVFAIFFFLNALIWGQKSSGAVPFTTMFALVLLWFGISVPLVFVGSFLGFKKPTIEDPVKTNKIPRQIPEQAWYMNPIFSILIGGILPFGAVFIELFFILTSIWLQQFYYIFGFLFLVFLILIITCAEISIVLCYFQLCSEDYLWWWRSYLTSGSSALYLFLYATFYFFTKLEITKFVSAVLYFGYMLIASYAFFALTGTIGFYACFLFTRLIYSSVKIE; encoded by the exons atggcgccgccggggtgggccgtcgccctcgccgcactctgcctcgccgcgctagcgccgcccgccgcggggtTCTACCTCCCCGGCGTCGTGCCCCACGACTTCGAGATG AAAGATCCTCTCCCGGTGAAAGTCAACAAGCTGACTTCAATCAAGACCCAACTGCCCTACTCCTACTATTCTCTCCCATTCTGCAAGCCGGATACAATAGTTGACAGTGCTGAAAACCTTGGTGAAGTTCTTCGTGGTGACCGCATTGAGAACTCTCCATATACG TTTGAAATGAGGGAGCCTCAGATGTGTCAAATTGTTTGCAAGATTTCTGTCGGGGAGAAAGAAGCAAAACTTCTCAAGGAAAAGATTGAAGACGAGTACCGCGTCAACAT GATTCTTGACAACCTACCTCTAGTTGTTCCTATTCAAAGAATGGATCAAGAAGATGCTTATTTCTATCAGCATGGATTCCATGTTGGAGCTAAAGGAAAATTCTTGGGG AGCAAGGATGAAAAGTACTTCATCCACAACCATTTGTCCTTTACGGTGAAATATCACAGGGATGAACAAAGGGATGTTTCCAGGATTGTGGCCTTTGAAGTGAAACCATACAG TGTTAAGCATGAATATGAAGGGCAGTGGAATGATAAGAAGACCCGCCTGACAACATGTGATCCTCATGCTCAGCGTGTAATTACATCATCCGAATCTCCTCAGGAGGTTGAAGTTGGCAAGGACATCATATTTACTTATGATGTGGATTTCAAG GAGAGTGATATCAAATGGGCATCTCGGTGGGACAGCTATTTGCTAATGACAGATGATCAGATCCACTGGTTCTCCATTGTGAATTCTCTCATGATCGTTCTCTTCCTTTCTGGAATGGTTGCAATGATCATGCTCCGTACCCTTTACCGGGATATCTCCAAATATAACCAGCTTGAGACTCAGGAGGAGGCCCACGAAGAGACTGGATGGAAGCTTGTCCATGGTGATGTTTTCAGGCCTCCATCAAACTCTGACTTGCTCTGTGTCTATGTTGGCACTGGTGTCCAGTTCTTTGGCATGCTGCTTGTCACCATGGTATTTGCAGTTCTTGGCTTCCTTTCTCCATCAAATAGGGGTGGACTAATGACAGCTATGCTCCTGCTGTGGGTATTCATGGGGCTTCTTGCTGGCTACTCTTCTTCACGTCTCTACAAGTTGTTCAAGGGCTCAGAATGGAAGAACATTGCCTTGAGGACAGCCTTCACTTTCCCTGGCAGCGTGTTtgctattttcttcttcttgaatgcTCTTATCTGGGGGCAGAAGTCCTCAGGAGCTGTACCATTCACTACCATGTTTGCTCTTGTGCTCCTTTGGTTCGGTATCTCAGTGCCATTGGTTTTTGTTGGAAGCTTCCTTGGCTTCAAGAAACCTACCATTGAAGATCCTGTGAAGACAAACAAGATACCGAGGCAGATCCCTGAGCAGGCCTGGTACATGAACCCAATCTTTTCAATTTTGATCGGAGGAATCCTTCCCTTTGGAGCTGTGTTCATTGAGCTTTTCTTCATCCTTACGTCCATCTGGCTGCAACAGTTCTACTACATCTTTGGGTTCCTCTTCCTCGTCTTCCTGATCCTTATCATCACATGTGCTGAGATCTCAATTGTGCTATGCTACTTCCAGCTCTGCAGTGAGGATTACCTGTGGTGGTGGAGGTCATACTTGACATCGGGTTCCTCTGCTCTCTACCTGTTCTTGTATGCAACCTTCTATTTCTTCACAAAGCTAGAGATCACCAAGTTTGTCTCTGCCGTTCTGTACTTTGGCTACATGCTCATTGCCTCGTATGCCTTCTTTGCCTTGACTGGCACGATTGGGTTCTATGCTTGCTTCCTGTTCACAAGGCTTATTTACTCTTCCGTCAAGATTGAATAA
- the LOC120712003 gene encoding photosynthetic NDH subunit of subcomplex B 1, chloroplastic-like has product MQAPTMSTSMATTPATTHAVAPAPAKPPAPRPCCNHLLLLPSTSHRHRRGSIVARSAKKRNPWLDPFDDGPDEEFDYQGMFAGGKQEEDPRPPEDPANPYGFLRFPQGYNPELDSLASKVRGDVRRACCVVSGGVYENVLFFPVVQMLKDRYPGVVVDVVTSARGKQVYEMCKNVRYATVYDPDDDWPEPAEYTHQLGILKNRYYDLILSTRLAGIGHALFLFMSSARDKIGYVYPNVNSVGAGLFLTEMFKAPTTNLSDGGYHMYKEMLEWIGRPAKNVPQQPTPPLRVSISKKLRAYVEGKYDSAGVQKGKYVVVHGIASDSVASMKSRGDDDCLLPLEHWAQIAKEISSDDKGLKPLFVIPHEKHREEIEEEVGEDTNILFLTTPGQLTCLINDSAGVVATNTAAVQLANARNKPCVALFSSAEKARLFLPYMEDKGSCTVITSATGKLIDIDVEAVKKAVKDFEPAPSFAMAK; this is encoded by the exons ATGCAGGCGCCAACCATGTCGACTTCCATGGCCaccacgccggcgaccaccCATGCCGTGGCGCCGGCACCGGCGAAGCCCCCCGCGCCACGGCCGTGCTgcaaccacctcctcctcctcccctccaccagccaccgccaccgccgcggcagCATCGTGGCGCGGTCTGCGAAGAAGAGGAACCCGTGGCTGGACCCGTTCGACGACGGGCCCGACGAGGAGTTCGACTACCAGGGCATGTTCGCCGGCGGGAAGCAGGAGGAGGACCCGCGGCCGCCCGAGGATCCGGCCAACCCCTACGGGTTCCTCCGGTTCCCGCAGGGGTACAACCCGGAGCTGGACAGCCTCGCGTCCAAGGTCCGCGGCGACGTGCGGCGCGCCTGCTGCGTCGTGTCGGGCGGCGTGTACGAGAACGTGCTCTTCTTCCCCGTCGTGCAGATGCTCAAGGACCGCTACCCCGGCGTGGTCGTCGACGTGGTGACGTCGGCCAGGGGGAAGCAGGTCTACGAGATGTGCAAGAACGTCAGGTACGCCACCGTCTACGACCCCGACGACGACTGGCCGGAGCCAGCCGAGTACACGCACCAGCTCGGCATCCTCAAG AATAGGTACTATGATTTGATCTTGTCCACGAGGCTGGCCGGCATCGGGCACGCGCTCTTCCTCTTCATGTCGTCGGCGCGCGACAAGATCGGCTACGTTTACCCCAACGTCAACAGCGTCGGCGCGGGGCTGTTCCTAACCGAGATGTTCAAGGCGCCGACCACCAACCTCTCCGACGGCGGCTACCACAT GTACAAGGAGATGCTGGAGTGGATTGGCCGGCCGGCGAAGAACGTGCCCCAGCagccgacgccgccgctccgGGTGTCCATCTCCAAGAAGCTGCGGGCGTACGTGGAGGGCAAGTACGACAGCGCCGGCGTCCAGAAGGGCAAGTACGTCGTCGTCCATGGCATCGCCTCCGACTCCGTCGCCAGCATGAAGTCCAGGGGAGACGACGACTGCCTCCTGCCCCTCGAGCACTGGGCTCAGATAGCCAAGGAGATCAG CTCTGACGACAAGGGGCTGAAGCCTCTGTTCGTGATCCCCCATGAGAAGCACAGGGAGGAGATTGAGGAGGAGGTGGGTGAGGACACCAACATCCTGTTCCTCACCACCCCGGGCCAG CTCACCTGCCTCATCAACGActccgccggcgtggtcgcAACCAACACAGCAGCCGTCCAGCTCGCCAACGCACGCAACAAGCCATG TGTGGCTCTGTTCTCCTCGGCTGAGAAGGCGAGGCTGTTTCTGCCGTACATGGAGGACAAGGGCAGCTGCACCGTGATCACGTCAGCGACAGGGAAACTGATCGACATCGACGTCGAGGCTGTGAAGAAGGCAGTGAAGGACTTTGAGCCTGCTCCAAGCTTCGCAATGGCAAAGTAG